One stretch of Amycolatopsis sp. NBC_00345 DNA includes these proteins:
- a CDS encoding YbhB/YbcL family Raf kinase inhibitor-like protein, giving the protein MTLLGRILTNRRAGETHLAWNRPNLQGPEPLVLTSRQFGDGEAMPLENCAKNIGGDDRSPHLAWTPPPPGTAQLLLVVEDIDVPLSKPAVHCLALIDPAAGHLDPGALDARRPAAGVRVLRSTIGRGYHGPAPIKGHGPHRYVFQLFALSEPLDGPSAARPRAALAAITAPVLGRARLTGVFER; this is encoded by the coding sequence ATGACACTGCTCGGCCGAATCCTGACCAACCGCAGGGCCGGCGAGACCCACCTGGCGTGGAACCGGCCCAACCTGCAAGGCCCTGAACCGCTGGTCCTCACCAGCCGTCAGTTCGGCGACGGCGAGGCCATGCCGCTGGAGAACTGCGCGAAGAACATCGGCGGCGACGACCGGTCGCCCCACCTGGCCTGGACGCCGCCACCTCCCGGCACCGCCCAGCTCCTCCTGGTCGTCGAAGACATCGACGTCCCCCTGAGCAAGCCGGCCGTGCACTGCCTCGCCCTGATCGACCCGGCGGCCGGGCACCTCGACCCCGGCGCCCTCGACGCGCGGCGGCCCGCTGCCGGGGTGCGGGTGCTCCGTTCCACGATCGGACGGGGCTACCACGGTCCCGCGCCCATCAAGGGCCACGGGCCGCATCGCTACGTCTTCCAGCTGTTCGCCCTGTCGGAGCCCCTGGACGGACCATCAGCGGCCCGGCCCCGCGCAGCGCTGGCCGCGATCACCGCACCCGTGCTGGGCCGTGCCCGGCTGACCGGCGTCTTCGAGCGCTGA
- a CDS encoding SGNH/GDSL hydrolase family protein has protein sequence MKLCAKYAAVALLIGGLTAGAGLVPSAQADTADKPAWCADHSDVSIIGTSADTGYGTTGYPAGRELPAPTQYGWTTKFTNDLHAEWGTTVDNRAHNGAMASDFLPGGRWSDTTTATSDMARSQPDLVVIDLGGNEFLIQKDPAQFAADFAKVVDNVRAARPDATILLSIYAELKWTQTPSSPPTQTHTWSEYAAKIYNTAVTKGVALVDLRQYIPPAASATLPNPSPWLSDNVHLNDAGNLAEYGAYWGWASSIASIC, from the coding sequence GTGAAACTGTGCGCAAAGTACGCAGCCGTCGCACTCCTCATCGGCGGGCTGACCGCCGGGGCCGGGCTGGTGCCCTCGGCACAGGCCGACACCGCGGACAAGCCCGCCTGGTGCGCCGACCATTCGGACGTCTCCATCATCGGGACCTCCGCGGACACCGGCTACGGCACCACCGGCTACCCCGCCGGCCGCGAACTCCCGGCGCCCACCCAGTACGGCTGGACGACGAAGTTCACCAACGACCTGCACGCGGAGTGGGGCACCACGGTCGACAACCGGGCCCACAACGGCGCCATGGCCAGTGATTTCCTGCCCGGCGGCCGGTGGAGCGACACCACCACGGCCACCTCGGACATGGCCCGGTCCCAGCCGGACCTCGTGGTCATCGACCTCGGCGGCAACGAGTTCCTGATCCAGAAGGACCCCGCCCAGTTCGCCGCCGACTTCGCGAAGGTGGTCGACAACGTCCGCGCCGCCCGGCCGGACGCGACCATCCTGCTGTCCATCTACGCCGAGCTCAAGTGGACGCAGACCCCGTCGTCCCCGCCCACCCAGACCCACACCTGGAGCGAGTACGCGGCCAAGATCTACAACACCGCCGTCACCAAGGGCGTCGCACTCGTAGACCTCCGCCAGTACATCCCGCCCGCCGCGTCCGCGACGCTGCCCAACCCCTCGCCGTGGCTCTCCGACAACGTCCATCTCAACGACGCCGGCAACCTCGCCGAGTACGGCGCCTACTGGGGCTGGGCGTCCTCCATCGCCTCGATCTGCTGA